The following coding sequences are from one Venturia canescens isolate UGA chromosome 5, ASM1945775v1, whole genome shotgun sequence window:
- the ND-75 gene encoding NADH-ubiquinone oxidoreductase 75 kDa subunit, mitochondrial, with the protein MLRLPLVRATGLSTGRIATAGLHTTTTRPQAPQDLVELFIDDKPVQVPPGTTVLQAAAKLGIEIPRFCYHERLAVAGNCRMCLVEIEKQLKPVAACAMPVMKGWRVKTNSDLTRKAREGVMEFLLVNHPLDCPICDQGGECDLQDQSMAFGNDRSRFVDIQFTGKRAVEDKDIGPLVKTTMTRCIHCTRCIRFASEIAGIDDLGTTGRGNDMQVGTYVEKMFLSELSGNIIDLCPVGALTSKPYAFVARPWETRRTDSIDVLDAVGSNIVVSSRTGEVLRILPRVNEEVNEEWLSDKARFAYDGLKRQRLITPMVKIDGKLQNVEWEDALITAAKSLQDVPSNKCAAIAGKLVDAEALIVMKDFLNKLGGETLATEQSFPKDGAGIDLRSNYLLNNKIINIEEADAVVLIGTNPRFEAPLVNTRLRKGYLHGEQTIGLIGPKVDLTYEYEHLGESADLISKLQSGNHPFCETLKNAKKPLVILGAEQLVRKDGAKILAETQKLAKSLGENAKAPAEWKTLNILHTNASQVGALDLGYGSTVEEVKQQQPKILFLLGADDANLKREDFPNTFIIYIGSHGDQGASIADVVLAGAAYTEKTGSYVNTEGRAQQTGAAITPPGLARPDWKILRALAEIAGVFLPYDTISEVRARLEEVAPHLVRYGDVEPANFFAQALELSKQTGSSFLPDPVDVKQKSLDQFFMTDVVSRASSTMAKCVQAVMKQRQQAQP; encoded by the exons ATGTTGAGACTTCCTCTGGTTAGGGCCACTGGCCTGTCCACTGGGAGAATAGCAACAGCGGGCCTTCATACAACCACAACACGACCTCAGGCTCCCCAGGATTTGGTCGAACTCTTCATCGATGACAAACCTGTTCAAGTGCCACCTGGCACAACAGTTCTCCAG GCTGCTGCCAAGCTGGGTATAGAAATTCCCAGATTCTGCTATCACGAACGTTTGGCTGTTGCTGGAAATTGCAGAATGTGTCTTgtagaaattgaaaaacaactCAAG ccAGTTGCTGCTTGCGCTATGCCTGTGATGAAAGGATGGAGAGTGAAAACCAATTCCGATCTAACCCGCAAGGCCCGTGAGGGTGTCATGGAATTCTTGTTGGTTAATCATCCCCTAGATTGTCCTATTTGCGATCAGGGTGGTGAGTGTGATCTGCAAGATCAAAGTATGGCTTTTGGTAACGACAGGAGTCGTTTTGTCGATATACAATTCACGGGAAAACGCGCCGTTGAGGACAAAGATATCGGACCTCTCGTCAAAACCACGATGACGCGATGCATTCATTGCACTCGTTGCATCAGATTCGCTTCGGAAATTGCTGGAATCGATGATCTGGGAACTACGGGCCGAGGAAATGATATGCAG GTTGGAACgtacgttgaaaaaatgttcctgTCCGAACTCTCGGGCAACATAATCGACCTTTGTCCCGTGGGTGCACTTACGAGCAAACCCTATGCATTCGTGGCTCGACCTTGGGAGACGAGACGAACGGACAGTATCGACGTATTGGATGCTGTAGGTAGCAACATTGTCGTGTCTAGCCGAACGGGTGAAGTGCTGAGGATACTTCCGAGAGTGAATGAA GAAGTGAACGAAGAATGGCTCTCCGACAAAGCTCGATTCGCTTACGATGGTCTCAAGCGCCAACGACTCATAACACCTATGGTCAAAATTGACGGCAAATTGCAAAACGTAGAATGGGAGGACGCTCTTATAACTG CTGCGAAATCGTTGCAAGACGTTCCATCGAACAAATGTGCCGCTATTGCCGGGAAGCTCGTCGACGCTGAAGCACTCATAGTGATGAAAGactttttgaataaacttGGCGGTGAGACACTCGCTACGGAACAGAGCTTCCCGAAAGACGGTGCTGGCATTGATCTTCGAAGCAATTATCTGCtcaacaacaaaatcattaatATCGAGGAAGCGGATGCGGTCGTATTGATCGGTACGAAtccaaggttcgaagcaccaTTGGTTAATACGCGTCTCAGGAAAGGATACCTGCACGGGGAACAAACGATTGGTCTTATCGGACCGAAAGTTGATTTGACGTACGAGTACGAA CACCTGGGTGAATCAGCGGACCTCATATCAAAGCTTCAAAGCGGCAACCATCCATTCTGCGAGACCctcaaaaatgcgaaaaaGCCATTAGTGATACTTGGCGCTGAGCAACTGGTGCGAAAAGATGGAGCCAAGATCCTCGCAGAGACCCAAAAATTGGCCAAATCTTTGGGGGAGAACGCGAAA GCCCCTGCTGAATGGAAAACTTTGAATATTCTCCATACGAACGCGTCGCAAGTTGGTGCACTGGATCTTGGTTATGGCTCGACCGTGGAAGAAGTCAAACAACAACAAcccaaaattcttttcctccttGGTGCTGACGACGCTAATTTGAAGAGAGAAGATTTCCCCAACACATTCATCATTTATATTG GAAGTCACGGTGATCAAGGTGCATCGATCGCCGATGTAGTTTTAGCTGGAGCAGCGTATACGGAAAAGACTGGAAGCTACGTCAACACTGAAGGTCGCGCTCAACAAACGGGCGCGGCGATTACGCCACCGGGACTAGCTCGACCGGATTGGAAAATTCTTAGAGCCCTCGCAGAG ATCGCCGGTGTGTTTTTGCCCTACGATACGATAAGCGAGGTCCGGGCCCGATTGGAAGAAGTCGCTCCTCATCTCGTCAGATACGGTGACGTTGAACCGGCTAATTTCTTCGCTCAAGCTCTTGAGCTGTCTAAG CAAACCGGAAGCTCATTCCTCCCCGATCCAGTGGATGTGAAACAAAAGTCACtggatcaatttttcatgacgGATGTAGTGTCGCGAGCGTCTTCAACGATGGCGAAATGCGTACAAGCCGTAATGAAGCAGCGACAACAAGCCCAACCATAG
- the eEF1beta gene encoding elongation factor 1-beta', translating to MAVGDLKTEKGVKDLNAYLADRSYIEGYQASQADVAVFEALGKAPTAANAHVLRWYNHIKSHDLKKLPGEKKAPAIFTASKAAATTKAEEEDDVDLFGSDEEEDAEAAKIREERLKAYAEKKSKKPTLIAKSSIVIDVKPWDDETDMGEMETAVRSIVMDGLVWGASKLVPVGYGINKLQIMCVVEDDKVSVDLLTEKIQDFEDLVQSVDIAAFNKI from the exons ATGGCAGTCGGTGATCTCAAAACTGAAAAAGGCGTCAAGGATCTTAACGCTTATCTCGCCGACAGAAGTTATATCGAGGG ATACCAAGCTTCTCAAGCCGATGTTGCAGTTTTCGAAGCTCTTGGAAAGGCGCCAACTGCAGCTAACGCTCATGTGCTCAGATGGTACAATCACATCAAGTCGCACGATCTGAAAAAGTTGCCCGGTGAGAAGAAAGCCCCTGCTATATTCACAGCCAGCAAAGCTGCAGCTACTACAAAAGCTGAGGAGGAAGATGACGTCGATCTGTTTGGATCGGACGAAGAGGAAGATGCGGAAGCAGCAAAAATCCGAGAAGAAAGACTAAAAGCGtatgctgagaaaaaatctAAGAAACCAACTCTTATAGCTAAATCCAGCATCGTCATTGATGTCAAGCCATGGGACGACGAAACAGACATGGGAGAAATGGAAACAGCTGTCAGATCGATCGTCATGGATGGTCTGGTTTGGGGAGCTT cAAAACTCGTACCCGTCGGTTATGGAATCAACAAACTGCAGATAATGTGTGTGGTCGAAGATGACAAAGTTTCCGTAGATTTACTGACTGAGAAGATCCAAGATTTCGAGGATCTCGTACAGTCGGTTGACATCGCAGCCTTCAACAAGATTTAA
- the LOC122411459 gene encoding nucleolar MIF4G domain-containing protein 1: protein MKVKRKHGKKKQPVQKTRKEIRKDKRKQKKINRAAYHEQKKKVPGKFVLNPDRAKTPDKTVNKVTIKDDKDELQKKLDREKKKEIQLAKQMERRRKNQLKEANQTEDKIIKQLEKQLKLDKRKSKTTPKSFAADGLDYLLDFCNDENRKLAVETEKQLLGGDADSDFDEDFAMITGSKREERDSDENSDVSESENDDFLDENSSGEEDIEEPEQKKLKKYDNSEIINGKKKLPKMTEQINDELSEEDDDLEDNSSNFNSECDENNSDIPKDEEIGSETEDMSESGNFSKCHNGKKTHINEDGTWEDIYGRKRDRDGNILTANENKYVPPAARLKQLETNSMLSEKLSRLKKQLKGHLNRLAEHNMHTIITQIEDLYMSNSRNDMNEMISKLMMESIVSPVMTPDRLIAEHMMLIAILHANVGTEVGAHFLLSLVRKFDEMIKIPQEVENKELDNIILMISHLYNFKVYGSQLLYQILNILSEKFTEKEIELILLILKSVGFLLRKDDPVALKELILKLQQKASSSKSENSRIKFMLDVVLAIKNNNMSKIPQYDPTHVEHLKKIMKTFLRKGNVVTQFNISLEDLLQVDERGKWWIVGSAWTGNNDLTKPLKSTDNSGKPLFSQKILDLARKQRMNTDTRRNIFCILMTAEDYLDAFEKLHHLGLKDQQAREIIYVIMDCCLQEKKFNPYYAVLAQKFCDYDRKNQMTLQYSIWDKLKELQNYNEKQLSNFAKFLTHLFVEKGLALSVLKVVEFGQLDKQTMRLLRQIILGILLHDTEEACLHVFERISISPQLKTFREGLRLFINHFLIKNAELRTISAKEVDKLKKRGELVDRILLSLGGKTVF from the exons ATGAAAGTCAAAAGAAAACatggaaagaaaaagcagCCGGTTCAAAAAACGCGAAAGGAAATCCGCAAagataaaagaaaacaaaagaaaatcaatcgaGCAGCTTATCAcgaacagaagaaaaaagttcctGGAAAATTTGTTCTAAATCCAGATCGTGCCAAAACTCCGGATAAGACTGTTAACAAAGTTACGATTAAAGATGACAAGgatgaattacaaaaaaagcttgacagagagaaaaagaaagaaattcaaTTGGCAAAACAAATGGAAAGAAGACGAAAGAATCAGTTGAAAGAAGCTAATCAAACAGAggacaaaattatcaaacaATTGGAGAAACAACTTAAACTTGACAAACGAAAAAGCAAAACTACACCAAAATCTTTTGCTGCCGACGGCCTTGACT ATTTGCTTGACTTTTGTAACGATGAGAATCGAAAACTTGCGGTTGAAACAGAGAAGCAACTTTTGGGAGGCGATGCTGATTCGGACTTTGATGAAGACTTTGCAATGATCACAGGATCtaaaagagaagaaagagaCTCTGATGAAAATTCAGATGTTAGCGAATCAGAGAATGATGATTTCCTAGATGAGAATTCAAGCGGTGAAGAAGATATCGAAGAGCCTGaacaaaaaaagttgaagaaataTGACAACAGTGAAATTATAAATggcaaaaaaaagttgccAAAAATGACCGAACAGATAAATGACGAATTGAGTGAAGAAGACGATGATTTGGAAGataattcatcgaatttcaacaGTGAATGCGACGAAAATAATTCTGATATTCCCAAAGATGAGGAAATTGGTTCAGAAACTGAGGATATGAGCGAAtctggaaatttttcaaaatgtcataatggaaaaaaaacgcatATCAATGAAGACGGCACATGGGAAGATATTTATGGTAGAAAGCGAGATAGAGATGGAAACATTTTGACcgcaaacgaaaataaatacgtCCCTCCTGCTGCTCGTCTAAAACAGTTGGAAACAAATTCTATGCTCAGTGAAAAATTATCTcgcttaaaaaaacaactaaaaGGCCATTTAAACAGACTCGCCGAACATAATATGCACACTATTATAACCCAA ATCGAAGATCTCTACATGTCGAACAGTCGAAACGATATGAACGAGATGATATCGAAACTGATGATGGAGTCGATCGTGTCTCCGGTAATGACACCGGACAGGCTCATTGCCGAGCATATGATGTTGATAGCGATATTGCACGCGAACGTTGGCACTGAAGTCGGCGCACACTTTTTACTGTCTCTCGTTCGAAAGTTCGACGAAATGATTAAAATTCCACAAGAAGTTGAGAACAAAGAGCTTGATAACATCATCTTAATGATTTCCCACTTATACAATTTCAAG GTTTATGGGTCTCAATTACTCTACCAAATTTTGAACATTTTATCGGAAAAGTTTACAGAAAAAGAGATAGAATTAATTCTACTTATACTGAAAAGTGTTGGTTTTTTATTGCGGAAAGATGATCCAGTTGCCTTGAAAGAACTCATTCTTAAGCTGCAGCAAAAAGCTTCAAGCTCCAAGTCCGAAAA cTCGCGTATAAAATTCATGCTCGATGTTGTATtggcgataaaaaataataatatgagCAAAATTCCTCAATATGATCCAACTCACGttgaacatttgaaaaaaattatgaaaacgtTTTTACGCAAGGGAAATGTGGTAACTCAATTCAATATATCTTTGGAGGATTTGTTGCAAG TCGATGAAAGAGGAAAGTGGTGGATTGTTGGATCAGCCTGGACCGGCAACAACGATCTCACGAAACCACTCAAATCCACCGACAACAGTGGCAAACCTTTATTCAGTCAGAAAATTTTGGACCTTGCTCGTAAACAACGAATGAATACGGACACGCGTCGGAATATCTTTTGCATTCTCATGACTGCTGAGGATTATTTAGACgcgtttgaaaaattgcatCACTTAGGTCTCAAGGATCAACAAGCCCGGGAAATTATTTACGTTATCATGGATTGTTGTCTTCAAGAGAAAAAGTTCAATCCTTATTACGCTGTGTTGGCACAAAAATTCTGTGACTACGACAGAAAAAATCAG ATGACGTTACAGTACTCGATTTGGGATAAACTGAAAGAACTCCAAAATTACAATGAAAAACAGTTGAGcaattttgcaaaatttttgactCATTTGTTCGTTGAAAAAGGACTTGCTTTGTCCGTTTTAAAG gtCGTCGAGTTCGGGCAATTGGATAAACAAACGATGCGGTTGTTGCGGCAAATTATTCTAGGAATATTACTTCACGATACCGAGGAAGCATGTTTGCACGTTTTCGAGAGAATATCGATATCACCTCAATTGAAAACATTCCGAGAGGGATTGAGATTATTCATAAATCATTTTCTCATTAAGAATGCGGAGTTGCGAACAATATCGGCGAAAGAGGTAgacaaattgaagaaacgtgGTGAATTGGTCGACAGAATATTGCTTTCCCTAGGtggaaaaacagttttttag
- the LOC122411466 gene encoding invertebrate-type lysozyme 3-like: protein MAVNSVQFVFLVVCLSVSWTRAEDENTRAASLVQQNIDQVCFGCICQAASDCDTSSGCVGEVCGPFRITWAYWADSGKPTLNNEPPTNDGAWTRCVNDAVCASRAVQGYMNKYAQDCNGDGVINCDDYVRIHRFGGYGCSAPLDPKYENVYRSCMAVFG from the exons ATGGCAGTGAATAGTGTGCAATTCGTCTTTCTCGTAGTTTGCTTGTCGGTGTCCTGGACCAGAG CTGAGGACGAAAACACAAGAGCCGCGTCGCTGGTCCAGCAGAATATTGACCAAGTGTGTTTCGGGTGCATCTGCCAGGCTGCTTCGGACTGTGACACGAGTTCCGGCTGCGTGGGTGAAGTCTGCGGACCTTTCCGGATAACCTGGGCTTACTGGGCAGACAGTGGAAAACCTACTCTGAACAATGAGCCCCCTACAAATGATGGCG CTTGGACACGCTGCGTGAATGACGCGGTTTGTGCTTCTAGAGCTGTTCAGGGATACATGAACAAATATGCTCAG GATTGCAACGGCGACGGAGTTATAAACTGCGACGATTACGTTCGAATTCATAGATTCGGAGGCTACGGTTGCAGCGCCCCGTTGGATCCAAAATACGAAAATGTCTACCGGAGCTGCATGGCGGTTTTCGGCTAA
- the p115 gene encoding general vesicular transport factor p115, with protein sequence MEYFKSSIKSVLGAPDPGTQPSGADTVERLVDRLQSSSLLDDRRDACRTLKALSRTYRIEVGAQGMDTFRQVLVMDSTDCEIVGLALDTLCNITSPETFDEEVDKHGSKSVIGEQFTEIFIKQQDSVGLVLASLEEFDFRVRWPALKLLSNLLANRPKDIQEIILVSPMGVSKLMDLLSDSREVIRNDALLLLIQLTKGNANIQKIVAFENAFDRIFDVITQEGGTEGGIIVEDCLLLMLNLLRGNISNQNFFQEGSYIQRLTPMFQIPTDIDESPLGGWSPQKVSNVHCMVQVIRALVAPSAPAQAIAACQRTMRACGLLQSLCDILMASGVPADVLTETISAVAEVIRGNTTNQEFLANVLAPSSPPRPVIVVLLMSMVNEKQPFLLRCAVLYCFQCFLYKNEVGQSQLVQTLLPQGNETPTLTTGQLLCGGLFSPDPLSNWFSAVALSHALIDNMTQKEQLLRVLLATNIGKPPVTLLQQCVMLLQQGNKPQCKLGLLILLCRWTSFCPAAVKAFLAIDSSVAYLTALLSSNENSEELQEILLQSMCAFLIGLCIHFNDDDVPNYTKDHLRDLLENRIGLERFQNAIGGIARHEIYSRTLKHPQPSAKNPGDLLLDHEFCRLLKTLEGTILESVLKRSSPQSVKDQANSMNPTSSVLVAQYKDLIREQDVQIQKISEANQVLTREKRDLEAQLHELQTTVSHLKDQNLVLRAAQTNLSAEKPAVVNNVDATSEELEKLRNTVKDLENRLAASELKNQEHERKTSDSAELKNQLQEKVEELERLRKDQEDLLELMADQDSKITIYKEKLEALGVKVESDESSGDLETDDPEYSPP encoded by the exons atggaatatttcaaaagtagTATAAAATCCGTTCTCGGTGCTCCGGATCCAGGAACTCAGCCGTCCGGCGCTGACacc gTTGAAAGATTGGTTGACCGGCTACAGTCTTCGAGTTTATTGGATGACAGAAGAGACGCTTGCAGAACTCTCAAAGCTTTGTCGAGAACTTATCGCATTGAAGTTGGTGCTCAAGGCATGGATACATTTCGACAAGTTCTAGTAATGGATAGCACGGACTGTGAAATCGTTGGTTTGGCCCTCGACACATTATGCAATATAACTAGTCCTGAGACTTTTGACGAAGAAG TTGATAAACATGGCTCAAAAAGCGTCATTGGAGAACAATTCACCGAGATATTCATCAAACAACAAGACAGTGTTGGCTTGGTGTTGGCTTCCCTGGAGGAATTTGACTTCAGAGTTCGCTGGCCAGCGCTTaaattattatcaaatttACTTGCTAACAGACCCAAAGATATCCAAGAAATAATCCTGGTCAGCCCTATGGGAGTTTCCAAACTGATGGACCTTTTGAGCGACAGTAGAGAAGTCATTAGAAATGAT gCTTTACTACTACTGATCCAATTGACCAAGGGAAACGCAAATATTCAGAAAATCGTTGCATTCGAAAATGCTTTTGACAGAATATTCGACGTTATAACACAAGAAGGAGGAACCGAGGGTGGAATTATCGTTGAAGATTGTTTACTTCTCATGTTGAATTTACTTAGGGGCAACATAagtaatcaaaattttttccaagaaG GCAGTTACATTCAACGGCTGACTCCCATGTTTCAAATACCTACGGACATCGATGAAAGTCCTTTGGGTGGTTGGAGTCCGCAGAAGGTTTCCAATGTACACTGCATGGTTCAAGTAATACGAGCCCTCGTTGCACCAAGTGCCCCAGCCCAg gcCATAGCTGCGTGCCAACGAACAATGCGAGCATGTGGACTTCTACAGTCTCTTTGCGACATTCTAATGGCAAGTGGCGTGCCAGCGGACGTATTAACCGAAACTATAAGCGCTGTTGCAGAAGTAATAAGAGGAAATACGACGAATCAAGAATTTCTTGCAAACGTTTTGGCACCGAGCAGTCCTCCGCGACCGGTTATCGTAGTATTATTGATGTCAATGGTGAATGAGAAACAACCGTTTCTACTGAGATGTGCCGTGCTTTATTgcttccaatgttttttgtaTAAGAACGAAGTGGGGCAATCGCAACTGGTCCAAACCTTATTGCCTCAGGGCAACGAAACTCCAACTTTAACTACAG GGCAATTATTGTGTGGTGGtcttttctcgccagatccatTGTCCAACTGGTTTTCAGCAGTAGCCTTGTCGCACGCACTCATTGACAATATGACTCAAAAAGAGCAACTTTTGAGAGTACTTTTAGCTACGAATATCGGGAAACCACCAGTGACACTTTTGCAACAATGCGTCATGTTGTTGCAGCAGGGTAACAAGCCCCAGTGCAAATTGGGCTTGTTAATTTTACTCTGTCGATGGACTTCATTCTGTCCCGCAGCCGTTAAGGCTTTTCTTGCTATAGACTCCTCCGTTGCGTATTTAACGGCGCTTTTATCTTCCAACGAAAATAGCGAAGAACTACAAGAAATTTTGCTACAAAGCATGTGTGCCTTTTTGATAGGATTGTGCATTCATTTCAACGACGACGATGTACCAAATTATACGAAG GACCATTTGCGTGACTTGCTGGAAAATCGCATCGGATTAGAAAGGTTTCAGAATGCCATAGGCGGCATAGCAAGGCATGAAATATATTCGAGGACACTCAAACATCCACAGCCTTCTGCCAAAAATCCGGGTGATCTTCTCTTGGATCATGAATTTTGCAGACTACTAAAAACTCTCGAag GTACGATACTCGAATCAGTGCTAAAACGAAGCAGCCCACAATCTGTAAAAGATCAGGCGAATTCCATGAATCCTACGAGTTCAGTTTTAGTTGCTCAATACAAAGATCTGATAAGAGAACAGGATGTACAGATACAAAAAATCAGTGAAGCCAATCAAGTTCTTAcgcgagaaaaaagagatttggag GCTCAATTACATGAACTTCAAACGACTGTAAGCCACTTGAAGGATCAGAATCTAGTATTACGCGCAGCTCAAACAAATTTGTCGGCGGAGAAACCTGCGGTGGTTAACAATGTTGACGCGACGAGCGAAGAATTAGAGAAATTAAGAAATACCGTGAAAGATTTGGAGAATCGATTGGCAGCGAGTGAGTTGAAGAATCAGgaacatgaaagaaaaacaagtgaTTCAGCTGAGCTGAAGAACCAATTGCAGGAGAAAGTCGAAGAGCTTGAGAGATTGAGAAAAGACCAGGAAGATTTGTTAGAACTAATGGCAGATCAAGACAGCAAGATTACGATTTATAAAGAGAAGCTCGAAGCTCTAGGAGTTAAG gTCGAATCGGACGAAAGTTCGGGTGATCTCGAAACCGACGATCCCGAATATTCTCCACCATAA